A stretch of the Solanum dulcamara chromosome 6, daSolDulc1.2, whole genome shotgun sequence genome encodes the following:
- the LOC129891319 gene encoding nascent polypeptide-associated complex subunit beta-like, whose protein sequence is MNVEKLQKMAGSVRTGGKGTMRRKKKAVHKTTTTDDKRLQSTLKRIGVNAIPAIEEVNIFKEDVVIQFINPKVQASIAANTWVVSGTPQTKKLQDILPQIIHQLGPDNLENLKKLAEQFQKQAPGAADAAAGAVAAQEDDDDVPELVAGETFEAAAEEGHTS, encoded by the exons ATGAATGTAGAAAAGTTGCAAAAGATGGCCGGTTCGGTCAGAACCGGTGGAAAGGGTACCATGAGAAG AAAGAAGAAGGCTGTACACAAGACAACTACAACTGATGACAAAAGACTACAGAGCACCTTGAAAAGAATAGGTGTCAATGCTATTCCTGCTATTGAAGAAGTCAACATTTTCAAGGAGGATGTTGTTATCCAATTCATTAATCCCAAAG TTCAAGCATCAATTGCTGCAAACACATGGGTTGTTAGTGGTACCCCCCAGACAAAGA AATTGCAGGATATTCTTCCTCAGATTATTCACCAGCTGG GTCCTGATAATTTGGAGAATTTGAAGAAGTTGGCGGAGCAGTTTCAGAAGCAGGCACCTGGTGCTGCAGATGCGGCTGCAGGTGCTGTTGCAGCACaggaagatgatgatgatgtaccAGAACTTGTGGCTGGTGAAACTTTTGAAGCTGCTGCTGAGGAGGGCCACACTTCCTGA
- the LOC129892937 gene encoding uncharacterized protein LOC129892937, with the protein MEPVWLIQGRLLTAQSCQKSYADKRVRPLVFMVGDQVWLRVSPLKGVMRFGKKDESHVISHDSVELSAYLTYEEEPVAILDRQVRKLRTKEITSVNVQWQHRPVGEATWELESDTRARYPYLF; encoded by the exons ATGGAGCCGGTTTGGTTGATTCAAGGTAGGTTGTTGACAGCTCAGAGTTGTCAGAAGAGCTATGCTGATAAACGGGTTCGACCTTTGGTATTCATGGTCGGTGATCAGGTATGGTTAAGGGTCTCGCCcttgaagggtgtcatgaggttcggaaagaaag ATGAATCTCATGTGATTTCCCATGATTCGGTTGAGTTGAGCGCATATTTGACATATGAAGAGGAGCCTGTGGCTATTTTGGACAGACAAGTCAGGaaattgaggactaaggagataACTTCGGTGAATGTccagtggcagcatcggcccgtgggggaggctacttgggagttGGAGTCAGACACGCGAGCCCGTTACCCCTATCTTTTTTAG